One window of Thermocoleostomius sinensis A174 genomic DNA carries:
- a CDS encoding glycosyltransferase family 2 protein, translated as MFSIYILTYNEELDIAACIESALLSDDVVVIDSFSTDRTIEIANELAERYPIRVVQHQFESHGKQRTWMLEAVSPKHNWVYILEADERMTPSLFQECSQAIQSTEYVGYYAAERVMFMGTWIRRSTQYPRYQLRLLRHGNVWFTDYGHTEREVCQGNTSFLRETYPHYTCSKGLSRWLEKHNRYSTDEAIETLRQLESGRVNWRELLFGTTEVERRRALKDLSLRLPLRPIVRFFYMYFILGGCFDGRAGFAWCTLQAFYEYLILLKIWEIKQVSNPTLLSPSIQPQLRDAN; from the coding sequence ATGTTCTCGATTTATATCCTGACGTATAACGAAGAATTAGATATTGCAGCTTGTATTGAATCAGCTTTGCTGTCAGACGATGTGGTTGTGATTGATTCCTTCAGTACCGATCGCACCATTGAAATTGCCAACGAACTGGCCGAGCGCTATCCTATTCGCGTCGTACAACATCAGTTTGAAAGTCATGGCAAACAGCGCACTTGGATGTTGGAAGCAGTTTCACCCAAGCACAATTGGGTCTATATCCTGGAAGCGGATGAACGCATGACACCTTCCTTGTTTCAAGAGTGTTCACAAGCAATTCAATCGACTGAGTATGTGGGATATTATGCCGCCGAGCGCGTCATGTTCATGGGCACCTGGATTCGCCGCAGTACGCAATATCCTCGCTACCAATTGCGCCTGTTGCGGCACGGCAACGTTTGGTTTACCGACTACGGGCACACCGAACGCGAAGTTTGTCAGGGCAACACCAGCTTTTTGCGCGAAACCTACCCGCACTATACCTGTAGCAAAGGATTGAGCCGCTGGTTAGAAAAGCATAATCGTTATTCTACCGATGAGGCGATCGAGACCCTACGGCAACTAGAATCCGGCCGCGTGAACTGGCGGGAGTTGTTGTTTGGAACCACCGAAGTTGAGCGCCGTCGAGCGCTGAAAGATCTCTCTTTGCGGCTACCTTTACGACCGATCGTGCGATTTTTCTACATGTATTTCATCTTGGGTGGTTGCTTCGATGGACGGGCTGGCTTTGCTTGGTGTACCCTGCAAGCGTTCTACGAATACTTAATTCTGCTGAAGATATGGGAAATTAAACAGGTCTCTAACCCAACTCTGCTTTCTCCATCTATCCAGCCACAGCTTCGGGATGCGAACTAG
- the hpsJ-B gene encoding hormogonium polysaccharide biosynthesis protein HpsJ has translation MQSKKASGSRPIATLAARALKIVGIVITLSVLLDILVLSIPYQFTDRNWQIDVVTQVVDRGIVPLVGIVLFLTGYWIDSTVGLLSERKHLWQEPRFWALVLSSILGALFLILFPLHLNNVRQAYQASSQEITQDATNTETQLGNQIETEIQSRQQQINLLVTATDEQLDQLVQQGRLSQEDAQRVRQFRENPNSIEPFLQQTREQLTAQAQQQLGIGREQAQQRLQSQALKAGLRIGISSLLLSIGFIVIGWLGLRNLRRAEL, from the coding sequence ATGCAATCCAAAAAAGCCTCCGGTAGTCGCCCCATTGCCACACTTGCTGCCCGTGCCTTAAAAATCGTAGGAATTGTGATCACGCTGTCTGTTTTGCTAGATATCTTGGTACTTTCGATTCCCTATCAGTTTACCGATCGCAACTGGCAAATTGATGTAGTGACGCAAGTGGTCGATCGAGGCATTGTGCCACTGGTCGGCATTGTGCTATTTCTGACTGGCTATTGGATAGACAGCACGGTTGGGCTGTTGTCAGAGCGAAAACATCTTTGGCAAGAGCCGCGCTTCTGGGCGCTGGTGCTGTCCAGTATTTTGGGCGCGTTATTTTTGATTTTGTTTCCGCTTCACCTTAATAACGTTCGGCAAGCTTACCAAGCCTCATCCCAAGAAATTACCCAAGACGCCACCAATACTGAAACACAATTGGGTAATCAAATTGAAACTGAAATTCAATCTCGGCAGCAGCAAATTAATCTATTAGTCACTGCTACAGACGAACAGCTAGATCAGCTTGTGCAACAAGGACGATTATCCCAAGAAGATGCTCAGCGAGTGCGGCAATTTCGAGAAAATCCGAATTCTATTGAACCGTTTTTACAACAAACTCGCGAACAACTAACTGCTCAGGCTCAACAACAACTGGGGATTGGTCGAGAACAGGCCCAACAACGACTTCAATCACAAGCTCTGAAGGCTGGATTGCGCATAGGAATTAGCAGCCTGCTGTTATCAATCGGCTTCATTGTCATTGGTTGGCTAGGGTTGCGAAATTTGCGTAGGGCTGAGCTTTAA
- the ilvB gene encoding biosynthetic-type acetolactate synthase large subunit produces the protein MRKLLPAPSQNAAAKPSPLPAQPVSTIRATGAFALIDSLRRHGVEHIFGYPGGAILPIYDELYRAEAAGFVKHILVRHEQGAAHAADGYARATGRVGVCFGTSGPGATNLVTGIATAQMDSIPMVIITGQVGRAAIGSDAFQETDIYGITLPIVKHSYVVRDPQDMARIVAEAFHIASTGRPGPVLIDVPKDVGLETFDYVPVEPGSVKLTGYRPTVKGNPRQVIQALKLIRQAKRPLLYVGGGAIASGAHAEVAELAERYQIPVTTTLMGIGSFDEHHPLALGMLGMHGTAYANFAVTECDLLIAVGARFDDRVTGKLDEFAARAKVIHIDIDPAEVGKNRTPDVPIVGDVRQVLIDLLNRDTEDGLRANPEQTQEWRQRIDRWKRDYPLMVSTYPDCLSPQEVIVEVGRQAPHAYYTTDVGQHQMWAAQFLKNGPRRWISSAGLGTMGYGMPAAMGAQVALPDEQVICISGDASFQMNCQELGTLAQYGINVKTVIINNGWQGMVRQWQQAFYEERYSSSNMQPGMPDFVKLAEAFGVKGMMVEDRAELSDAIAEMLAHDGPVLLDVRVKRDENCYPMVAPGKSNAQMVGLPKPPEAEASAGPIVCASCGAENEPNNKFCPECGTKL, from the coding sequence ATGCGTAAACTCCTGCCTGCGCCTTCTCAAAATGCTGCTGCGAAACCCTCTCCTCTGCCAGCCCAGCCTGTGTCTACCATCCGAGCTACTGGCGCATTTGCCCTAATCGATAGCCTTCGACGCCATGGGGTTGAACATATTTTTGGTTATCCCGGTGGTGCAATTTTGCCTATTTATGACGAACTGTATCGAGCCGAAGCAGCTGGGTTCGTCAAGCATATCTTAGTACGACACGAGCAAGGAGCAGCGCATGCGGCTGATGGCTATGCTCGGGCAACGGGGCGCGTGGGTGTCTGCTTTGGCACCTCCGGCCCCGGAGCGACCAATTTGGTGACAGGGATTGCTACGGCCCAGATGGACTCAATCCCGATGGTGATCATTACTGGTCAGGTCGGTCGTGCGGCGATCGGCAGTGATGCCTTCCAGGAAACTGACATCTATGGTATTACCTTACCGATTGTGAAGCACTCGTATGTGGTGCGCGATCCGCAGGACATGGCACGAATTGTGGCAGAGGCGTTTCATATTGCCAGTACAGGCCGGCCGGGGCCAGTGTTGATTGATGTGCCTAAGGACGTAGGGCTAGAGACGTTTGATTATGTCCCCGTAGAGCCAGGGTCGGTGAAGCTAACGGGCTATCGTCCCACGGTGAAGGGCAATCCGCGTCAGGTGATTCAAGCGCTGAAGTTGATTCGTCAAGCAAAGCGCCCCTTACTTTATGTGGGAGGAGGAGCGATCGCTTCTGGTGCACATGCGGAAGTGGCAGAGTTGGCAGAGCGATACCAGATTCCGGTCACTACTACGCTGATGGGCATCGGCAGTTTTGATGAGCATCATCCGCTGGCGTTGGGAATGTTGGGAATGCATGGCACAGCCTACGCCAATTTTGCTGTCACTGAATGCGATCTGCTGATTGCGGTGGGTGCCCGATTTGACGATCGCGTCACGGGTAAGCTAGATGAGTTTGCGGCGCGGGCTAAGGTAATTCATATTGACATTGACCCAGCGGAAGTCGGCAAAAACCGCACTCCAGATGTGCCGATTGTGGGCGATGTGCGACAAGTGTTGATCGATTTGCTCAACCGCGATACAGAAGATGGACTCCGTGCAAATCCAGAACAGACCCAGGAATGGCGTCAGCGCATCGATCGCTGGAAACGGGATTATCCACTGATGGTATCAACTTATCCAGATTGTTTGTCGCCGCAAGAAGTGATCGTGGAAGTAGGACGGCAAGCTCCCCATGCCTACTACACTACTGATGTGGGACAACATCAAATGTGGGCGGCGCAGTTCCTGAAAAATGGCCCGCGTCGTTGGATTTCTAGTGCTGGACTGGGAACAATGGGCTATGGAATGCCAGCCGCAATGGGTGCTCAGGTGGCGTTACCCGATGAGCAGGTGATCTGCATCAGCGGCGATGCTAGCTTTCAGATGAACTGTCAAGAGCTTGGAACATTGGCGCAATACGGCATCAATGTCAAGACGGTGATCATCAATAACGGTTGGCAAGGCATGGTGCGGCAGTGGCAGCAGGCGTTTTACGAAGAGCGCTATTCGTCTTCAAATATGCAGCCGGGAATGCCAGATTTTGTGAAGCTCGCAGAGGCGTTTGGCGTCAAAGGAATGATGGTGGAGGATCGGGCTGAACTGTCCGATGCGATCGCCGAGATGCTGGCCCATGATGGCCCGGTGCTGTTAGATGTGCGGGTTAAGCGAGATGAAAACTGCTATCCGATGGTGGCTCCAGGAAAGAGCAACGCTCAGATGGTAGGCTTGCCAAAGCCCCCAGAAGCTGAAGCCTCAGCGGGCCCAATTGTGTGTGCCAGTTGTGGGGCTGAGAATGAGCCAAACAATAAGTTCTGTCCAGAGTGTGGCACGAAGCTCTAG
- a CDS encoding redoxin domain-containing protein produces the protein MEATLPLTVGDPAPWFILPSIANYSAHLDTLMGGYRAVLFFFGSAKNFQVKAVLDAFLAMQEQFVELDIPFFGVGVDLSDRSLEQHVRQPSHFKFIWDVQGEVSIRYGVCQLDREGQIAYEPTTFVLDRNLHILNIIPLETHRSHVSQVSEILQQLPSVTPPQVFSQLAPVLIVPNVLSPDFCQHLISLYEAAGGTESGFLKQEGDKTVLMVDSTVKRRRDLLLTDAALVEQVNRQIWRRIQPEIEKSFQFRITQFERYVVACYEDTQQGFFQPHRDNRSIGTAHRRFAMTINLNAGEYEGGCLRFPEFGDALYRPETGSAIVFSCSLLHEATPVTQGRRFALLSFFYNDADAKLRQQTQPHVVREANAVAEIVKHRTSKPPHRSRGFQPKPPR, from the coding sequence ATGGAAGCAACATTGCCTTTAACAGTCGGTGATCCGGCTCCTTGGTTCATTCTGCCATCAATCGCCAATTACTCTGCCCATCTTGATACGCTCATGGGCGGTTATCGAGCGGTGTTATTTTTCTTTGGTAGTGCTAAAAACTTCCAGGTCAAAGCTGTCCTCGACGCATTTTTAGCAATGCAGGAGCAGTTCGTTGAGTTAGACATCCCCTTCTTTGGTGTTGGGGTTGATCTGTCTGATCGCTCGTTAGAACAGCATGTCCGACAACCCAGCCACTTTAAATTTATTTGGGATGTGCAGGGAGAAGTCAGTATTCGCTATGGAGTTTGTCAACTCGATCGGGAGGGTCAAATTGCTTATGAGCCAACGACGTTTGTCCTCGATCGCAATCTGCATATTTTGAACATCATCCCGCTAGAGACGCACCGATCGCACGTATCACAGGTTTCAGAGATCCTTCAGCAATTGCCGTCGGTTACGCCACCACAGGTATTTTCGCAACTCGCGCCTGTGCTGATTGTGCCTAATGTCCTTTCTCCTGACTTCTGTCAACATCTCATTAGTCTTTACGAAGCCGCCGGCGGCACGGAATCTGGTTTCCTGAAACAGGAAGGAGATAAAACAGTGTTAATGGTTGATTCAACGGTGAAACGACGACGAGACTTGCTGCTAACAGATGCTGCGTTAGTGGAACAGGTGAATCGGCAAATTTGGCGACGAATTCAACCCGAAATCGAGAAATCTTTCCAATTTCGCATCACGCAGTTTGAACGCTACGTTGTGGCCTGCTACGAAGATACGCAGCAAGGATTCTTTCAGCCTCACCGCGACAATAGGTCCATAGGAACCGCTCACCGTCGCTTCGCCATGACCATAAATCTCAATGCGGGAGAGTATGAAGGTGGTTGTTTAAGGTTCCCTGAATTTGGTGATGCCCTTTATCGTCCTGAGACCGGTAGCGCGATCGTATTTTCCTGTTCCTTGTTGCACGAAGCCACCCCTGTCACCCAAGGACGACGATTTGCCTTGCTCTCATTCTTCTACAATGACGCGGATGCAAAATTGCGCCAACAAACTCAACCGCACGTGGTCCGGGAAGCCAATGCTGTTGCTGAGATTGTGAAGCATCGCACTTCCAAGCCTCCCCACAGATCACGAGGATTTCAGCCAAAGCCCCCGCGTTAG
- a CDS encoding DICT sensory domain-containing protein gives MTSSSPLDVSLYELAISSEPQPQPLQISPTTFKSLISTVIDLLIEQQIPATVWLKLPKGEIWQAELERLHRSAVAPYTIYNLQTHQESQPNQLHSALNGTNGNRDCSEKSGLHSRRELSADWLYSAVSPQPLALIPEKEPAPTSNSTIHTISLAAESQLKREFFLLVASAHFCGLVLGHRPRTGRPRSDSAPPEISLPLPSKQNQLLEENLEHKHPLLGVCSFEPSLLQRVLQGINQAICVGQLAHSSAAIEPILVNWDDLLAQGVATTLSPLILAHLFTKQVQRQEEVWRNSLSHRKHAEQAAILRQQNEDLLTALRLKDEFVQTVGQELRTPLTTMKTALSLLSSPHIKPPQRQRYMDMISQECDRQSSLITGVLELVQLENSIAQMPMEPLRLADIVPGVVSTYQPLAQEKGVRLGYMIPEELPPVSCVNQWLRQIVINLLHNSIKFTQSGGQVWVRAKQQGDSIQIEFRDTGVGIAQADIPKIFDRFYRVRGTGEDTSGAGLGLSIVQQLLLRSGGSVSVKSKLGEGSIFSVVLPVYVHPANTQGVSPANGKVRER, from the coding sequence ATGACCTCATCTTCTCCCCTAGATGTATCGCTGTATGAACTCGCTATTAGTTCTGAGCCACAGCCACAACCCTTACAAATTAGCCCAACTACATTCAAATCACTGATTAGCACGGTGATTGATCTTCTAATCGAGCAGCAAATTCCTGCTACAGTTTGGCTGAAGTTGCCTAAAGGCGAGATTTGGCAAGCAGAATTGGAACGGTTACATCGATCGGCGGTGGCGCCGTACACAATTTACAACTTACAGACTCATCAAGAGTCTCAACCCAATCAGCTACACAGCGCTTTAAATGGAACTAATGGTAACCGCGATTGTTCAGAAAAATCTGGGTTGCACTCACGGAGAGAATTGAGTGCCGATTGGTTGTATTCAGCCGTTTCTCCTCAGCCTTTGGCCTTGATCCCCGAAAAAGAGCCTGCACCTACGTCTAATTCCACAATTCACACCATCTCACTGGCAGCCGAAAGCCAACTCAAACGAGAATTTTTTCTATTGGTGGCGTCTGCTCACTTCTGCGGTTTGGTGTTGGGACATCGTCCTCGAACAGGACGCCCGCGCTCGGACAGTGCACCGCCAGAGATATCGTTACCGCTGCCCAGTAAGCAAAATCAGTTACTAGAAGAGAACCTAGAACACAAACATCCCCTGTTGGGAGTATGTTCGTTTGAGCCGTCGTTGCTACAACGAGTTTTACAAGGTATCAATCAAGCTATTTGTGTGGGACAGCTTGCCCATTCATCCGCTGCGATCGAGCCTATCTTAGTCAATTGGGACGATCTACTCGCTCAAGGCGTTGCAACAACCTTAAGTCCACTGATATTAGCACATTTATTCACTAAGCAAGTGCAGCGTCAAGAAGAAGTTTGGCGCAATAGCTTGTCACACCGAAAGCACGCCGAACAAGCCGCCATATTACGCCAGCAGAACGAAGACCTCCTGACTGCCCTACGGCTAAAAGATGAATTTGTGCAAACAGTTGGACAAGAACTGCGAACTCCGTTGACCACCATGAAGACTGCACTGTCACTGTTATCTTCTCCGCATATTAAGCCGCCACAGCGGCAGCGGTATATGGACATGATTAGTCAAGAATGCGATCGTCAAAGCTCTTTGATTACTGGTGTTTTAGAGTTGGTTCAACTGGAAAACTCCATCGCGCAAATGCCGATGGAACCTCTGCGGTTAGCTGACATTGTGCCGGGCGTAGTCAGCACCTATCAACCCTTAGCTCAGGAGAAGGGAGTGCGGTTGGGCTACATGATTCCGGAAGAATTACCACCCGTGTCTTGTGTTAATCAATGGTTGCGGCAGATTGTGATCAACTTACTGCACAACAGTATCAAATTTACTCAAAGTGGAGGGCAGGTTTGGGTGCGGGCAAAGCAGCAGGGAGACTCGATCCAAATTGAGTTTCGCGATACAGGGGTAGGGATTGCCCAAGCCGACATCCCCAAAATTTTCGATCGCTTTTATCGCGTGCGAGGCACAGGTGAAGATACCAGCGGAGCCGGACTGGGGTTGTCGATCGTTCAACAACTCTTGCTGCGCAGCGGTGGTTCTGTTTCGGTCAAAAGCAAACTGGGAGAAGGGTCTATTTTTAGTGTAGTGCTGCCTGTTTATGTTCATCCAGCAAATACTCAGGGAGTTAGTCCAGCAAATGGCAAAGTGCGAGAACGCTAG
- a CDS encoding serine hydrolase: MPFFRRDEQLDRLGDRILEATWAEFPKLAQTQIALTWIVYDTPVPVNTGGALTPEEFWKYSVRGFTYRGVEQIYPASVVKLFYLVAVHEWLDKGMIQPSTELDRAVRDMIVHSSNDATSLVVDILTGTTSGPELSAGPFETWKSQRNIVNRYFQSLGWSELESINVNQKTWCDGAYGRERAFLGEGLTNRNKLTTNAVARLLHSIVGGVAVSSLRSQAMMALMKRNLDPHALAADPENQVVGFLGGGLPPTAQLWSKAGHTSQVRHDAAYIELPDRRPYLLVVFTEGAAHSANEKVLPFVSQQIAAAIEELDSTPP; the protein is encoded by the coding sequence ATGCCATTCTTCCGCCGCGATGAACAACTCGATCGATTGGGCGATCGAATTTTGGAAGCAACATGGGCTGAATTTCCCAAACTGGCACAAACTCAAATTGCTCTAACCTGGATCGTTTACGATACGCCAGTTCCGGTTAACACAGGTGGAGCCTTAACCCCAGAAGAATTTTGGAAGTATTCTGTGCGCGGATTCACCTACCGAGGCGTTGAGCAAATTTATCCTGCCAGTGTGGTCAAACTGTTCTACTTGGTCGCTGTTCATGAATGGTTAGACAAAGGCATGATTCAACCCTCAACTGAACTCGATCGAGCCGTGCGCGATATGATTGTGCATTCTAGCAACGATGCCACCAGTCTAGTTGTGGATATCCTAACCGGAACCACCAGTGGGCCCGAATTATCGGCAGGTCCATTTGAAACCTGGAAATCGCAACGTAATATTGTTAACCGCTATTTCCAATCGCTGGGTTGGTCTGAACTAGAGAGCATCAACGTCAACCAAAAAACTTGGTGTGATGGAGCTTATGGACGCGAGCGAGCCTTCCTAGGAGAGGGATTGACCAATCGCAACAAGCTCACTACCAATGCCGTTGCTCGGTTATTACATAGCATTGTGGGCGGAGTGGCGGTGTCTTCACTTCGATCGCAAGCAATGATGGCATTGATGAAACGTAATCTCGATCCGCATGCGTTAGCCGCTGATCCAGAAAATCAGGTGGTTGGCTTTTTAGGTGGTGGCTTGCCACCTACGGCTCAACTTTGGTCGAAAGCGGGGCATACCAGCCAAGTTCGCCATGACGCTGCCTATATTGAATTGCCCGATCGCCGGCCTTATCTTCTAGTCGTTTTTACCGAAGGAGCAGCCCACAGTGCCAATGAGAAAGTTCTGCCGTTTGTATCTCAACAAATTGCAGCGGCGATCGAGGAGCTAGATTCAACACCCCCGTAA
- a CDS encoding C40 family peptidase, which yields MSELQAALDTNQRVEYQCQSNINLYDSATLTGLVTQAVTGRQLTVLPLPPEYEGKVRGTGIRVRLCEDDYTGWLPVEDLDLIDVAEAPYQPIVLSESEIQARLPQVIAYAHMAMAQPNHYLWGGTVGPNYDCSGLMQTAFAAAGIWLPRDSYQQEAFTLTIAMTDLQPGDLIFFGTPERTNHVGLYLGDDCYIHSSGRDKGRNGIGIDRLTETEDEISCAYYRLLKGAGRVVTSYQPTGSSLSETGLT from the coding sequence ATGTCTGAGCTTCAAGCAGCACTCGATACGAATCAAAGGGTAGAGTATCAGTGTCAATCCAACATTAATCTATATGATTCAGCCACGCTTACAGGCTTAGTCACGCAAGCGGTTACAGGGCGACAGTTGACGGTATTACCCCTACCGCCTGAATATGAAGGAAAAGTGCGTGGGACTGGTATTCGCGTTCGGCTGTGTGAAGACGATTATACAGGGTGGTTGCCCGTTGAAGATTTAGATTTAATTGACGTAGCAGAGGCTCCTTACCAGCCAATTGTATTGTCTGAGTCCGAGATCCAGGCGCGGCTACCTCAGGTGATTGCCTACGCGCACATGGCAATGGCTCAGCCTAATCATTATTTGTGGGGGGGAACTGTTGGCCCCAATTATGATTGCTCTGGGTTAATGCAGACAGCCTTTGCCGCGGCAGGCATTTGGCTGCCTAGAGACTCCTATCAACAGGAGGCATTCACCCTGACGATCGCCATGACCGACCTGCAACCCGGTGACTTGATTTTCTTTGGCACACCAGAACGAACGAATCATGTCGGGCTATATCTAGGTGATGACTGCTATATCCACAGTTCTGGACGAGATAAAGGCCGTAATGGCATCGGCATCGATCGACTGACAGAAACCGAGGATGAAATCAGCTGCGCCTACTATCGCTTGCTGAAAGGGGCAGGACGAGTGGTCACTAGCTACCAACCAACCGGCAGCAGTCTTTCTGAAACGGGTCTTACCTGA
- a CDS encoding DALR anticodon-binding domain-containing protein produces the protein MPLSNIVSPAFKSILVNRLQKILHDYKKPTSSRSTLEFADQSNVSLQAEEGNDIPLIRMQQTDQICYRSAIALKLAASPEAAICIATQLVDDLIQSTQADSRDIPVPLLHDIWHNAVIQSTTSGWIHFQFSDQELAAWLQMLSEWLLLCKHPGISQQPDQLDALEALSDGKQPLTQNYELRHSTSSFEVLYTHARCCGLLRLGESTNLLHLDSDPAQTAVWRIAEPDFIPWYVDRQFRCHHPAERRLISQMVNILDELFVTPSPSAARIWRMAQCLSQDFQTFYAHCSIFATAKSDRSLAQVRLGLVLLTQALLRWLLEDWLCLRAPIEL, from the coding sequence ATGCCTCTGTCTAATATCGTATCTCCTGCCTTTAAGTCAATACTAGTCAATAGGCTACAAAAAATCCTTCATGACTACAAAAAACCAACTTCGTCTAGATCAACCTTAGAATTTGCTGATCAATCGAACGTTTCTTTACAAGCTGAGGAGGGCAATGACATTCCCCTGATTCGGATGCAGCAAACTGACCAGATTTGCTACCGTTCAGCCATTGCATTGAAACTAGCCGCTTCGCCAGAAGCAGCCATATGTATTGCTACCCAGCTAGTTGATGACCTGATTCAAAGCACCCAAGCAGATAGTAGAGACATTCCAGTACCGCTTCTACATGACATTTGGCACAATGCAGTCATTCAATCGACTACATCGGGATGGATTCATTTCCAATTTAGCGATCAGGAACTAGCAGCATGGCTCCAGATGTTAAGTGAGTGGTTACTTCTATGTAAACATCCAGGTATTAGTCAACAACCTGATCAACTAGATGCACTAGAAGCATTAAGCGACGGCAAACAGCCCTTGACCCAGAATTATGAACTTCGCCATTCTACCAGCAGTTTTGAAGTTTTGTATACTCATGCTCGTTGTTGCGGATTGTTGCGATTAGGAGAATCCACTAACCTCCTGCACCTGGATTCAGATCCGGCTCAAACTGCGGTTTGGCGAATAGCTGAGCCAGATTTCATTCCTTGGTATGTCGATCGCCAGTTCCGCTGTCATCACCCTGCGGAGCGCCGCTTGATCTCGCAAATGGTGAATATTCTCGACGAACTATTTGTCACTCCTTCCCCGTCGGCCGCTCGAATTTGGCGAATGGCTCAGTGCCTCAGCCAGGATTTTCAAACTTTCTATGCTCATTGCTCTATTTTTGCCACAGCGAAATCCGATCGTTCTTTAGCACAAGTACGGCTAGGTTTAGTACTGTTGACTCAAGCACTACTGCGTTGGCTGCTCGAAGATTGGCTGTGCCTAAGAGCACCAATCGAACTATGA
- a CDS encoding Crp/Fnr family transcriptional regulator, protein MFSVPTQPETARPFLTWQRILDWAQDHYRCRTFNKDEKIPARAGLLYLVQKGAVRLVGEAQVSATASSSRVPRINSEEAFLGFVGAGQPFEIVAQSPFTLQSFAHVDQTAVIWLYWHDLDNWPHFRREVLDAFRYQHQRKLLWLSTLGQRRTIDRLLGFLTLLIEEFGEPCEEGYCLPWALTHAQIGSAIGSTRVTVTRLMGKLRQKGLIRTYGDNLLCLPAEAVSRNQESS, encoded by the coding sequence ATGTTTTCAGTGCCTACACAACCCGAAACTGCTCGACCTTTTCTAACCTGGCAACGGATTTTGGATTGGGCGCAAGACCATTATCGCTGCCGTACCTTCAACAAAGATGAAAAGATCCCAGCCCGCGCTGGGTTACTTTATCTGGTTCAGAAAGGGGCGGTCCGCCTCGTTGGAGAAGCTCAAGTAAGTGCCACTGCAAGTTCGTCTCGCGTCCCTCGAATCAATTCAGAAGAAGCCTTTTTAGGATTTGTAGGGGCTGGACAACCGTTTGAGATTGTGGCGCAATCGCCTTTCACCTTGCAAAGTTTTGCACATGTCGATCAAACGGCTGTGATTTGGCTCTATTGGCACGATCTTGACAATTGGCCTCACTTCCGCCGCGAAGTTCTTGATGCATTTCGCTATCAGCATCAGCGCAAGCTACTGTGGCTGAGTACCTTGGGGCAGCGTCGTACGATCGATCGGCTGCTGGGCTTTTTGACGCTGCTGATTGAGGAATTTGGCGAACCCTGTGAAGAAGGCTATTGCTTACCCTGGGCTTTAACTCATGCGCAAATTGGTAGTGCTATTGGATCGACCCGCGTGACGGTGACTCGGTTAATGGGTAAGCTGCGCCAGAAAGGATTAATTCGTACCTATGGCGATAACTTACTTTGTTTGCCTGCCGAAGCGGTCTCTCGAAATCAAGAGTCGAGTTGA